From the genome of Mycobacterium dioxanotrophicus, one region includes:
- a CDS encoding TetR/AcrR family transcriptional regulator has protein sequence MRHTGQVSDEPVSRSQRRKQRTRAALIEAAQSFIAAGKLNAPILEITQAADVGMGSFYNHFDSREQLFEAAVTEVLDNHGVLLDEFTSSIDDPAEIFAASFRLTGRLFRRRPQESQVLLANGMSLLVSDRGLAPRALRDIKAGVAVGRFTVADAELALAIAGGALLGLGNLLRAQPDRDDAHAADVVTEDVLRLFGMSADDAHDICTRPLPDLSALRRPDSVA, from the coding sequence ATGAGGCACACTGGTCAGGTGTCCGACGAACCGGTGAGCCGCTCCCAGCGGCGCAAGCAGCGCACCCGCGCGGCGTTGATCGAGGCGGCGCAGTCCTTCATCGCGGCGGGCAAGCTCAACGCGCCGATCCTGGAAATCACCCAGGCTGCCGATGTCGGGATGGGCTCGTTCTACAACCATTTCGACAGCCGTGAGCAACTGTTCGAGGCGGCCGTCACCGAGGTGCTCGACAATCACGGTGTGCTGCTGGACGAATTCACGTCGTCCATCGACGATCCGGCCGAGATCTTCGCGGCCAGCTTCCGGCTCACTGGGCGGTTGTTCCGCCGCAGGCCCCAGGAAAGCCAGGTGCTGCTCGCCAACGGCATGTCGCTGCTGGTGTCCGACCGCGGGCTGGCCCCGCGTGCGTTGCGCGACATCAAGGCAGGGGTCGCGGTTGGCCGCTTCACCGTCGCTGATGCCGAATTGGCGCTGGCGATCGCCGGAGGGGCGCTGCTGGGCCTGGGGAATCTGCTACGCGCTCAGCCCGATCGCGACGACGCGCACGCCGCTGACGTCGTCACCGAAGATGTGCTACGGCTGTTCGGGATGTCCGCTGACGACGCTCACGACATCTGCACCCGGCCACTGCCGGACCTCTCGGCGCTGAGGCGGCCGGATTCGGTGGCCTGA
- a CDS encoding VOC family protein — translation MTAHLRKTAHDPHDNVHSEHGPRRGEHSGRAKNPVIKVADLAWLEFEKPDLARAEAFARAFGFQTALRTPDELHLRGTDAGAPCVLARRSARSRFGGLALRAADEVDVLRLADKTGFSVRPLPEALGGLAVDLVDPSGTRVRVVAGMHELAELPTQPPLVVNAGREHRRANAMQRPARVPARVQRLGHVVLQSTTYHRTLDWYLETFGMIVSDFQFFPGQRDRGPAMSFIRCDRGTTPADHHTVALALGPADRYVHSAYQVSDLDALAAGGEYLRDRGYLRSWGIGRHIQGSQLFDYWRDPDGFLVEHFTDGDMFDNTVEPGWAPFTASGLSQWGPPVSKDFLGTDLRSARHELRSMIAALRADNEFDLRRLIGLLKVAAS, via the coding sequence ATGACCGCTCACCTGCGCAAAACAGCACACGATCCGCACGACAACGTGCACAGCGAGCACGGCCCCCGCCGGGGCGAGCACAGCGGGCGCGCCAAGAATCCGGTGATCAAGGTCGCCGACCTGGCCTGGCTGGAATTCGAGAAGCCCGACCTGGCGCGTGCGGAGGCGTTCGCCCGGGCGTTCGGTTTCCAGACGGCGCTGCGCACCCCCGACGAACTGCACCTGCGCGGCACCGACGCCGGTGCGCCGTGCGTACTGGCGCGCCGCAGCGCCCGGAGCAGATTCGGTGGGCTCGCGTTGCGCGCCGCCGACGAGGTCGACGTGCTGCGCCTGGCCGATAAGACCGGCTTCTCGGTCCGGCCCCTTCCCGAGGCACTCGGCGGGCTCGCCGTCGACCTCGTCGACCCGAGCGGCACGCGAGTGCGGGTCGTGGCCGGTATGCACGAACTCGCCGAGCTGCCCACGCAACCACCGCTGGTCGTCAACGCCGGCCGCGAACACAGGCGCGCCAACGCGATGCAGCGACCGGCGCGGGTGCCTGCCCGGGTGCAACGCCTCGGCCATGTGGTGCTGCAGTCCACCACCTATCACCGCACCCTCGACTGGTACCTCGAGACCTTCGGCATGATCGTCAGCGACTTCCAGTTCTTCCCGGGTCAGCGCGACCGCGGCCCGGCGATGAGCTTCATCCGGTGCGACCGCGGCACCACACCGGCCGACCACCACACCGTCGCCCTGGCTCTCGGCCCGGCCGATCGCTACGTGCATTCGGCCTACCAGGTCAGCGATCTCGACGCGCTCGCAGCCGGCGGCGAATACCTGCGCGACCGTGGCTATCTGCGCTCGTGGGGTATCGGCCGGCATATCCAGGGCAGCCAGTTGTTCGACTACTGGCGCGATCCGGACGGATTTCTCGTCGAACACTTCACCGACGGCGACATGTTCGACAACACCGTGGAACCCGGCTGGGCGCCGTTCACAGCCTCGGGGTTGTCGCAGTGGGGACCACCCGTCAGCAAGGACTTCCTCGGCACCGATCTGAGATCGGCTCGCCACGAACTGCGCTCGATGATCGCTGCGCTACGCGCGGACAACGAATTCGACCTCCGACGCCTCATCGGTCTACTGAAAGTTGCTGCCTCATGA
- a CDS encoding helix-turn-helix transcriptional regulator: protein MADWPFVARDTELSEASLALRDGSRGVVLVGPAGVGKTALARVLARELQSEGRCARFVLGTETAQAVPFGAFHHALHLTDAREPAVMLGAAQQALADPSLVIVVDDAQYLDPLSALLVQQLAVNGEPTLIVTIRSGAAPTDAVTALWKEQLLARLDLEPFTREQTAELAAAVLGGDVDDRAVGELHRFSSGSPLYLRGVLNAARADGALVRDGDHWRLRGRLRPSPDIHELVASRLDSLRPDELDVVEVVSAAQALEWDVLLDICPPEAVTRAERRGAIQVTADASHTMVQPAHPIVGEVARRRCPVTRSRQINSLLARHLSAHRPASADVRTRIQLARFMIASDAPADLETIVDAGASAVTMSNLLLGEQLSRFALEHGAGVQAAIVLADAISWQGRGQEAEELLAGFDPDAGDELTVVRWGCLRAANLFFGCGRAEQAWAVLDIVRARVTTAAALSFVAAMEVSFAFFAGELPAAIASGTEALASDMLPMATVWAALATAGALALSGRFAEVAAVVQQGERAADCCESGPQRYSLALAEALAGLYGGDLPAVDRVATRYAAMTAGALQAEAIVTALSGRLALARGRVAESCEALQTSVWAMSECLPRGWVMLVASWLAQAEAHRGNIDAAAVALARAEAASGPQVEVFRPELELARSWLQAATGETTSAQQHAVRAAQLARGGGMRAVELTALHTALRLGDRSVDARIQQLAAQLAAPLCEPIAAHSRGVTEHDGRCLDEAACRFEELGALALAADAAAHAAREHARAGRRGSELESATRAHWLASRCGLATPATRRAADPLHLTEREWEIANLVGAGLSNRRIADRLCLSVRTVDGHLYRIFAKLGIEDRDQLARLVRFRPAT from the coding sequence TTGGCGGATTGGCCGTTCGTCGCACGGGATACGGAGCTCAGCGAAGCCTCGCTGGCGCTACGTGACGGGTCGCGCGGCGTCGTCCTCGTCGGGCCTGCCGGCGTCGGGAAGACAGCGCTCGCCAGAGTCCTTGCGCGAGAGCTGCAGAGCGAGGGACGATGCGCGCGATTCGTCCTCGGCACAGAGACCGCGCAGGCGGTGCCGTTTGGGGCGTTCCATCATGCGCTGCACCTCACCGACGCACGGGAGCCGGCCGTCATGCTCGGCGCGGCACAACAGGCCCTCGCCGATCCCAGCCTGGTCATCGTCGTCGACGACGCGCAGTACCTCGACCCGCTGTCCGCTCTGCTGGTTCAGCAGCTCGCGGTCAACGGGGAACCGACGCTCATCGTCACCATCCGTTCGGGTGCGGCGCCGACGGACGCGGTCACGGCACTGTGGAAGGAACAGCTGCTGGCCCGTCTCGACCTGGAACCGTTCACGCGCGAACAGACCGCCGAGCTGGCCGCGGCGGTGCTCGGCGGTGACGTCGACGATCGGGCCGTCGGGGAGCTGCACCGGTTCTCGTCGGGGAGCCCGCTCTATCTGCGCGGCGTGCTGAATGCCGCGCGCGCAGACGGTGCCCTGGTCCGCGACGGCGACCACTGGCGGCTGCGAGGCCGCTTGCGGCCCAGCCCGGACATCCACGAACTGGTGGCGTCGCGGCTGGATTCCCTGCGACCCGATGAGCTCGACGTGGTGGAGGTGGTGTCCGCGGCGCAGGCACTGGAGTGGGACGTGCTCCTGGACATCTGCCCGCCCGAGGCGGTGACCCGCGCAGAACGTCGCGGTGCGATTCAGGTGACCGCTGATGCGTCGCACACCATGGTGCAGCCGGCACATCCGATCGTCGGCGAGGTCGCCCGGCGCCGCTGCCCGGTAACCCGGTCGCGGCAAATCAATTCCCTTCTGGCTCGGCACTTGTCGGCGCACCGGCCGGCCTCTGCTGATGTGCGGACCCGGATCCAGTTGGCCCGGTTCATGATCGCCAGCGATGCCCCCGCAGATCTGGAGACCATCGTCGACGCCGGTGCCAGTGCGGTGACCATGTCCAATCTGCTCCTCGGGGAACAGCTTTCGCGATTCGCGTTGGAGCACGGCGCCGGTGTGCAGGCGGCGATCGTGCTCGCCGACGCCATCAGCTGGCAGGGCAGGGGGCAAGAGGCAGAGGAGCTGCTGGCGGGGTTCGACCCGGACGCCGGCGACGAGTTGACCGTGGTGCGGTGGGGCTGTCTGCGTGCGGCGAATCTCTTCTTCGGCTGCGGCCGTGCCGAGCAGGCGTGGGCCGTCCTGGACATCGTGCGCGCGCGCGTGACCACTGCCGCGGCGCTGAGCTTCGTCGCCGCGATGGAGGTCAGCTTCGCCTTCTTCGCCGGTGAGCTGCCTGCGGCCATCGCCTCGGGAACCGAGGCGCTGGCGTCGGACATGCTGCCGATGGCGACGGTATGGGCAGCGCTGGCCACCGCGGGTGCGCTGGCGCTGTCGGGGCGCTTCGCCGAGGTTGCCGCGGTGGTGCAGCAGGGTGAACGGGCTGCCGATTGTTGTGAGTCCGGCCCACAGCGCTACTCGCTGGCGCTCGCCGAGGCACTGGCCGGTCTCTACGGCGGTGACCTGCCCGCAGTCGACCGCGTCGCCACGCGGTACGCCGCGATGACGGCGGGTGCGCTGCAGGCAGAGGCCATCGTCACCGCGTTGTCGGGGCGTCTCGCGTTGGCGCGGGGCCGTGTCGCCGAATCGTGCGAGGCGTTGCAGACCTCGGTGTGGGCGATGTCGGAATGCCTGCCGCGGGGTTGGGTCATGCTGGTCGCCTCGTGGTTGGCGCAGGCCGAGGCGCATCGCGGAAACATCGACGCCGCCGCGGTGGCCCTGGCGCGGGCCGAAGCGGCCAGTGGGCCCCAGGTGGAGGTGTTCCGGCCCGAACTCGAGCTGGCCCGGTCCTGGTTGCAGGCCGCGACGGGGGAGACCACGTCAGCTCAGCAGCACGCCGTGCGGGCGGCGCAGCTCGCCCGTGGCGGCGGCATGCGCGCGGTGGAACTCACCGCACTGCACACTGCCCTGCGCCTCGGCGACCGTTCCGTGGACGCCAGGATTCAGCAGTTGGCCGCCCAGCTGGCCGCGCCGCTGTGCGAGCCGATCGCTGCGCACAGCCGGGGCGTGACCGAACATGACGGCCGATGCCTGGACGAGGCCGCCTGCCGTTTCGAAGAGCTCGGCGCACTGGCACTGGCCGCCGACGCGGCCGCGCACGCCGCCCGCGAGCACGCGCGCGCCGGGCGCCGGGGCAGTGAGCTCGAATCCGCGACCCGGGCGCACTGGCTGGCCAGCCGGTGCGGCCTGGCGACGCCGGCGACCCGGCGGGCAGCTGATCCGCTGCATCTCACCGAACGCGAATGGGAGATCGCGAATCTGGTGGGAGCGGGGCTGAGCAACCGGCGGATCGCCGACCGGTTGTGCTTGTCGGTGCGCACCGTCGACGGCCACCTCTACCGTATTTTCGCCAAACTCGGCATTGAGGACCGCGATCAGCTGGCCCGGCTGGTCCGGTTCCGGCCTGCCACCTGA
- a CDS encoding metal-dependent hydrolase, with product MTDLIVRKMRFAFADHHVPFLWNEANPAFSSMANAVSFLAIAFEKMIGQMIPEAMPYLTDPEIAEEAQAFVRQEGQHSMAHRQHVKGLIKSYPALKETLDEVTAAFDDLTANTPLKYRLAYTADLEATFTPAFKLMLDHDTTLFAPGDDRVASLFLWHFVEEVEHRSSALIIYDAVVDDPWYRMRVAPSIFKHVWGVLRLACEGFNKHVPLADRKVDALSMFGVQRRKKALMQRLPFLHGPDDGPFDNAFGHLPLRDQLIAMAGIVRSQIPGHNPAHERLPALADEWFARYEAGYEVTQWYTAGTRVEPADV from the coding sequence ATGACTGATCTGATCGTCCGGAAAATGCGGTTCGCGTTCGCCGACCATCACGTGCCTTTCCTCTGGAACGAGGCCAATCCGGCCTTCTCGTCCATGGCCAACGCGGTGTCGTTCCTGGCGATCGCCTTCGAGAAGATGATCGGCCAGATGATCCCCGAGGCCATGCCGTACCTCACCGATCCGGAGATCGCCGAGGAGGCACAGGCTTTCGTGCGCCAAGAGGGTCAGCACTCGATGGCCCACCGCCAGCACGTGAAGGGGTTGATCAAGAGCTATCCCGCACTCAAGGAGACTCTCGACGAGGTGACCGCGGCCTTCGACGATCTGACGGCCAACACCCCGCTGAAGTACCGCCTGGCCTACACCGCCGATCTGGAGGCGACGTTCACGCCGGCGTTCAAGCTGATGCTCGACCACGACACCACCCTGTTCGCGCCGGGGGACGATCGGGTGGCCTCGCTGTTTCTGTGGCATTTCGTCGAGGAGGTGGAGCATCGCAGTTCGGCGTTGATCATCTACGACGCGGTCGTCGACGACCCGTGGTACCGGATGCGGGTCGCCCCATCGATTTTCAAGCACGTATGGGGTGTGCTCCGGCTGGCCTGCGAGGGGTTCAACAAACACGTTCCGCTGGCGGACCGCAAGGTCGACGCACTGTCGATGTTCGGTGTGCAGCGCCGGAAAAAGGCTCTGATGCAACGGCTTCCGTTCCTGCACGGGCCCGACGACGGCCCGTTCGACAACGCCTTCGGTCATCTGCCCCTGCGTGATCAACTGATCGCGATGGCCGGCATCGTGCGCAGCCAGATCCCCGGGCACAATCCGGCGCACGAGCGGCTGCCCGCACTGGCCGACGAATGGTTCGCACGCTACGAGGCCGGCTACGAGGTCACCCAGTGGTACACCGCTGGCACGCGCGTGGAGCCCGCCGATGTCTGA
- a CDS encoding PTS transporter subunit EIIC produces the protein MTDTTKPGGTPGKSSPTARSFAQLQRLGKSLMLPIAVLPAAGILLRLGQPDLLGRIDAPVIGPFFKSMSAAGDALFSNLPLLFAIGVAIGFARKADGSTALAAAVGYLVTSAVFKTMSPIVLAGQVDKSGEQAQINYSVFAGIVVGLVTAWLFDRYHTIELPSYLGFFGGRRFVPIAVSLACLFIGFAMSYFYPIFDAGLTGLGRFIGGSGALGAFVYGFANRMLIPLGLHHIPNSYVWFLYGDYQTPDGKVVTGELTRFAAGDPAAGHLTSGFYPILMFGLPAAALAMIHVANKKQRKVAVGILSAAALTAFLTGVTEPLEFAFMFVAFPLYVVHAVLTGLSLAIAYLLDIHLGFSFSAGLVDLLLYGTAPAAKNIPLLVGMGLVFFVVYYLLFRFAITKWNMRTPGREPEAEFDAEQAANLGDTAAAGAVDTLKRTASKAEQLIEAFGGRENLVTVDACITRLRMDVADKTKVDQDRLRALGAAGVIEVGNSVQAVFGTDSEALKNSILEIL, from the coding sequence ATGACCGATACCACGAAACCTGGCGGGACACCGGGGAAATCGAGTCCGACAGCGCGCAGTTTCGCCCAGCTGCAACGGCTGGGCAAGAGCCTCATGCTGCCCATCGCGGTGCTGCCCGCGGCGGGGATCCTGCTGCGGCTCGGCCAGCCTGACCTGCTGGGCCGGATCGACGCGCCGGTGATCGGACCGTTCTTCAAGTCGATGAGCGCCGCGGGCGACGCCCTGTTCAGCAACCTGCCCCTGCTCTTTGCCATCGGCGTGGCGATCGGCTTCGCCCGCAAGGCCGACGGATCCACCGCGCTGGCCGCCGCGGTGGGCTATCTGGTGACGTCGGCGGTGTTCAAGACGATGTCGCCGATCGTGCTCGCCGGTCAGGTCGACAAGTCCGGTGAGCAGGCCCAGATCAACTACAGCGTGTTCGCCGGCATCGTCGTCGGCTTGGTCACCGCGTGGCTGTTCGACCGGTATCACACCATCGAATTGCCGTCGTATCTCGGGTTTTTCGGCGGCAGACGGTTCGTCCCGATCGCGGTGTCACTGGCCTGTCTGTTCATCGGGTTCGCGATGAGCTACTTCTATCCGATCTTCGACGCAGGGCTCACCGGCCTCGGCCGGTTCATCGGCGGTTCGGGAGCATTGGGCGCATTCGTATACGGGTTCGCCAACCGCATGCTGATCCCGCTCGGTTTGCACCACATCCCCAACTCCTATGTGTGGTTTCTCTACGGCGACTATCAGACGCCCGACGGCAAAGTGGTCACCGGTGAGCTGACCCGGTTCGCCGCCGGCGACCCCGCTGCCGGACACCTCACCTCAGGCTTCTACCCGATCCTGATGTTCGGGCTACCCGCCGCCGCACTGGCCATGATCCACGTCGCGAACAAGAAGCAGCGCAAGGTCGCGGTCGGCATCCTGTCGGCGGCGGCGCTGACCGCATTTCTGACCGGCGTCACCGAGCCACTGGAGTTCGCGTTCATGTTCGTGGCGTTCCCGCTCTACGTCGTGCACGCCGTGCTGACGGGCCTGTCGCTGGCGATCGCCTATCTGCTCGACATCCATCTCGGTTTCTCGTTCTCCGCCGGCCTGGTCGACCTGCTCCTCTACGGCACGGCGCCGGCCGCGAAGAACATCCCATTGCTCGTCGGCATGGGCCTGGTGTTCTTCGTCGTCTACTACCTGCTGTTCCGGTTCGCGATCACGAAGTGGAACATGCGCACACCGGGACGCGAGCCTGAGGCCGAGTTCGACGCCGAGCAGGCCGCCAATCTCGGTGACACGGCCGCCGCCGGTGCGGTCGACACCCTGAAGCGCACCGCCAGTAAGGCCGAACAACTCATCGAGGCGTTCGGCGGCCGGGAGAACCTGGTCACCGTCGACGCCTGCATCACCCGGTTACGGATGGACGTCGCCGACAAGACCAAGGTCGATCAAGACCGGCTACGCGCACTGGGCGCAGCCGGCGTGATCGAGGTTGGCAACAGTGTCCAGGCGGTGTTCGGCACAGACTCCGAGGCGCTCAAGAACAGCATCCTCGAAATCCTGTAG
- a CDS encoding TetR/AcrR family transcriptional regulator, with amino-acid sequence MARRRGWDGHPPSSDEEAVERIVTTAVRLISETGSDVSVADVAASLGVIRQTVYRYFPTAEALMHAAAIASVDGFLDRLTDAVHGISDPAEAMAEGVLFSLEEVARTPHLGILLSEPYVAANSGNLASDEAQAIGLRMLKRFDVDWDKYGYDEPAQHELVEFTLRTMMSFFVAANEPGRSREELRRFLKRWLGGAILAQPH; translated from the coding sequence GTGGCGCGTAGGCGCGGGTGGGACGGGCACCCTCCCAGCAGCGACGAGGAGGCCGTCGAGCGCATCGTCACGACGGCCGTCCGGTTGATCTCGGAGACCGGGTCAGACGTGAGTGTTGCCGACGTCGCGGCGTCGCTTGGTGTCATCCGGCAGACGGTGTACCGCTACTTCCCCACCGCCGAGGCCCTGATGCACGCGGCGGCGATCGCCTCGGTCGACGGCTTCCTCGATCGGCTCACCGATGCAGTCCACGGCATCTCGGATCCGGCGGAGGCGATGGCCGAGGGCGTGCTGTTCTCGCTCGAGGAGGTGGCCCGGACCCCGCATCTGGGCATCCTGCTCTCCGAACCGTATGTGGCCGCCAACTCGGGCAACCTGGCGTCCGACGAGGCGCAGGCCATCGGCCTGCGGATGCTCAAGCGGTTCGACGTCGACTGGGACAAATACGGATACGACGAACCAGCCCAGCACGAACTCGTCGAATTCACGCTGCGCACCATGATGTCGTTCTTCGTCGCGGCCAATGAACCCGGCCGCAGCCGAGAAGAGTTGCGGCGCTTTCTCAAACGCTGGCTCGGCGGGGCCATCCTGGCCCAGCCGCACTGA
- a CDS encoding helix-turn-helix domain-containing protein, translating into MPTAWPLVDRQDELRLIAAALSSHDGAVLTGPAGVGKSRLAHAAVRRPDGVVRWIAATVTGQSIPLGALAGYTARCGPDPLLRVQEVIHALVDGESSVLLCVDDAHLLDDQSALVIERFVEQAVGAVVMTVRDGEPLPDSVAALCARLPRISVPPLTTEGVSALVTQVLGAPLESSSAHRFFSYTRGNALYLRQLVTDEVAAGRLTRRSDVWVWDGPPRLSASLVDLLEASMGNQPDAISDLLDVLAVSDPVELPVLLRFVGAAVIDDARDRVLITVDDGLVRLAHPLFGEVRRNRAGTARLRKIRGRVAELIGQLCAPSAVQTVRRAVLLMDSDTHGDPAFLVEAANAALQLLDLDLAARLAEGAVAAGGGRPAQATLATMLAFAGQGVAADAMFAELADTDDAAERASIALLRAANLSWVLARPSSAETVLNAARDAAEGCGLGPSYLALHASCRSALGHPREAVEMATAALTGQNVDPLATMFGYWALVGSLGDLGHVDRMADAAAAGYELAATAPQASHLRFGLGLMEIAALHRAGTQDRISDIANRLRQQSLDVVVSRSFTAAILGYAELCCGRLESAQRWLRESLATGSVFDPQSGVIRELAGMWLTMVLAMSGDLAGARTTDAERYRYFGDYSEIWRTDMLLTQAWLEAVHGSRSRAISFAMGAARTARTQGRPAQELWCLQTATQFGATDTVERLGQLAAVVQGPRAGLAREHAAALRRADGARLLSASNGYAVIGDTIAALDAAAQAVPHLHGERQRRAIVTAHRLATGGARTPAYRAMASTGVLTPRQREVIALAATGLSNREIADRLVMSVRTVEGHLFRACQRLGVNTRDELITLLADGTAS; encoded by the coding sequence GTGCCGACTGCGTGGCCACTGGTTGATCGTCAGGACGAACTGCGCCTGATCGCGGCCGCGCTGAGCTCCCATGACGGCGCGGTGCTCACCGGGCCCGCCGGGGTCGGCAAGTCCCGACTGGCACACGCCGCCGTCCGGCGACCGGACGGGGTCGTCCGGTGGATCGCCGCAACCGTCACCGGCCAGTCGATCCCGCTGGGTGCGCTCGCCGGTTACACCGCGCGGTGTGGCCCGGACCCGCTGCTGCGGGTGCAGGAAGTGATCCATGCCCTGGTCGATGGCGAATCCTCGGTTCTGCTCTGCGTGGACGACGCCCACCTGCTCGACGACCAATCGGCCTTGGTGATCGAACGGTTTGTCGAGCAGGCGGTCGGCGCTGTCGTCATGACGGTCCGCGACGGCGAGCCACTGCCGGATTCGGTGGCGGCGCTGTGTGCCCGGTTGCCCCGAATTTCCGTGCCTCCGTTGACCACCGAAGGGGTCAGCGCACTGGTCACCCAGGTTCTCGGTGCTCCGCTGGAATCGTCCAGTGCCCACCGATTCTTCAGCTACACCCGCGGCAACGCACTGTACCTGCGGCAGCTGGTCACCGACGAGGTCGCGGCCGGCCGGCTGACGCGGCGCTCGGACGTCTGGGTGTGGGACGGGCCGCCCCGACTGTCCGCCTCGCTCGTCGACCTGCTCGAAGCGAGCATGGGCAACCAGCCGGACGCGATCAGCGATCTGCTCGACGTGCTCGCGGTCTCCGATCCGGTCGAACTACCGGTGCTGCTCCGCTTCGTCGGCGCCGCCGTGATCGACGACGCGCGCGACCGGGTCCTGATCACCGTGGACGACGGGCTCGTACGGCTGGCACATCCGTTGTTCGGGGAGGTCCGCCGCAACCGGGCAGGCACCGCGCGGCTGCGCAAAATCCGCGGCCGGGTCGCCGAGCTGATCGGGCAGCTGTGCGCACCGTCGGCGGTCCAGACAGTGCGACGTGCCGTGCTGCTGATGGATTCCGATACCCACGGCGATCCAGCGTTCCTGGTGGAAGCGGCGAACGCGGCACTGCAACTGCTCGACCTCGACCTGGCTGCCCGACTGGCCGAGGGTGCGGTCGCGGCCGGCGGCGGACGCCCAGCCCAGGCCACGCTGGCCACGATGTTGGCGTTCGCCGGTCAGGGTGTCGCGGCCGACGCGATGTTCGCCGAGCTGGCCGATACCGATGACGCTGCCGAACGCGCGTCGATCGCGCTGTTGCGGGCTGCCAATCTGTCCTGGGTGCTGGCGCGGCCCAGCAGCGCCGAGACGGTGCTCAACGCGGCTCGCGACGCCGCCGAGGGGTGCGGGCTCGGCCCGTCCTACCTCGCGCTGCACGCCTCGTGCCGCAGCGCCCTCGGCCATCCCCGGGAAGCAGTGGAGATGGCAACGGCCGCGCTGACGGGACAGAACGTCGATCCCCTTGCGACGATGTTCGGCTACTGGGCCTTGGTCGGCAGTCTGGGCGACCTCGGTCACGTCGATCGCATGGCCGACGCGGCAGCAGCCGGCTACGAACTGGCGGCAACGGCCCCGCAAGCCTCGCATCTACGCTTCGGTCTGGGCCTGATGGAAATCGCCGCGTTGCACCGGGCAGGTACCCAGGACCGCATCTCCGACATCGCCAACCGGCTCCGCCAGCAGTCGCTGGACGTCGTCGTCTCCCGGTCATTCACCGCGGCCATCCTCGGATACGCCGAATTGTGTTGTGGCCGACTGGAATCTGCACAGCGCTGGCTGCGGGAATCGTTGGCCACCGGATCGGTGTTCGACCCGCAGTCGGGTGTCATACGCGAACTCGCGGGAATGTGGCTGACCATGGTGTTGGCGATGTCGGGTGACTTGGCGGGTGCCCGCACCACCGACGCCGAGCGATACCGCTACTTCGGCGACTACTCCGAGATCTGGCGCACCGACATGCTGCTGACCCAGGCATGGCTCGAGGCAGTGCACGGATCACGCAGCCGGGCAATATCTTTCGCGATGGGCGCCGCCAGGACTGCCCGCACCCAGGGCCGTCCGGCACAGGAGCTGTGGTGTCTGCAGACCGCAACTCAGTTCGGCGCAACCGACACCGTGGAACGACTCGGTCAACTCGCCGCGGTGGTGCAGGGCCCGCGGGCCGGATTGGCCCGCGAACATGCCGCCGCCCTGCGCCGGGCCGACGGCGCCCGGCTGCTCAGTGCGTCGAACGGCTATGCGGTGATCGGCGACACGATCGCCGCACTGGACGCCGCGGCGCAGGCCGTACCGCACCTGCACGGCGAACGGCAGCGCCGCGCGATCGTCACAGCGCACCGGCTCGCCACAGGCGGTGCCCGCACCCCGGCGTACCGGGCGATGGCCAGTACCGGTGTGCTGACCCCACGCCAGCGAGAGGTCATAGCCCTTGCGGCGACCGGGCTGTCGAACCGCGAGATCGCTGATCGGCTGGTGATGTCGGTGCGTACGGTGGAAGGTCACTTGTTCCGGGCGTGTCAGCGGTTGGGCGTCAACACCCGCGACGAGCTCATCACACTGCTCGCCGACGGCACCGCGTCCTGA
- a CDS encoding PTS sugar transporter subunit IIA: MSTTTVLAPVAGRAVALGDVPDPVFSAGMVGHGAAIDPGPCVVDAIAPVSGRLLKLMPHAYVLLTEEKVGVLVHLGLDTVALDGEGFTVHLNQGDDVAAGQVIITYDAASVAAKGLNPIVPVVIMDEREAANIAVSDAVRTGSEIASGAVLFTANK, translated from the coding sequence GTGAGTACCACGACAGTGCTGGCGCCCGTCGCCGGGCGTGCCGTCGCCCTCGGAGATGTCCCAGATCCTGTCTTCTCGGCAGGAATGGTCGGTCACGGCGCGGCGATCGACCCGGGCCCCTGCGTGGTAGATGCCATCGCCCCCGTGAGCGGGAGGTTGCTGAAACTGATGCCTCATGCGTATGTCTTATTGACAGAGGAGAAAGTCGGCGTCCTGGTCCATCTCGGACTGGACACCGTGGCGCTCGACGGCGAGGGCTTCACCGTCCACCTCAACCAGGGCGATGACGTCGCCGCGGGGCAGGTCATCATCACCTACGATGCCGCGTCGGTGGCCGCCAAAGGGCTCAATCCCATTGTCCCCGTTGTGATCATGGACGAGCGCGAGGCCGCCAACATCGCCGTGTCCGATGCCGTGCGGACAGGTTCGGAGATTGCGTCGGGGGCTGTTCTTTTCACCGCGAACAAATGA